The Lycium barbarum isolate Lr01 chromosome 10, ASM1917538v2, whole genome shotgun sequence genome includes a region encoding these proteins:
- the LOC132614169 gene encoding uncharacterized protein LOC132614169 isoform X2, giving the protein MEVDTGNSCFIEKLPVERYTTSTRETKKSPPENNKSPPVFVNHAAIAWHENRRRWVGDVSSRSDRMLKDPIISWSTTYEDLLSTTEPFSEPIPLTFLDFTGDGRLFSRYLV; this is encoded by the exons ATGGAAGTAGATACTGGAAATTCGTGTTTTATTGAGAAGCTGCCTGTAGAAAGATATACAACATCTACAAGAGAAACAAAGAAGTCGCCTCCAGAAAATAACAAAAGCCCTCCTGTATTTGTCAATCACG CTGCTATTGCATGGCATGAGAACAGACGAAGATGGGTTGGAGATGTATCAAGTAGGTCAGATAGGATGCTGAAGGATCCAATTATAAG TTGGTCAACAACCTATGAAGATTTGCTCTCTACAACTGAGCCTTTCTCCGAGCCAATTCCTTTAACT TTTCTGGATTTCACAGGAGATGGTAGACTTTTTAGTCGATATTTGGTATGA
- the LOC132614169 gene encoding uncharacterized protein LOC132614169 isoform X1: MEVDTGNSCFIEKLPVERYTTSTRETKKSPPENNKSPPVFVNHAAIAWHENRRRWVGDVSSRSDRMLKDPIISWSTTYEDLLSTTEPFSEPIPLTEMVDFLVDIWYDEGLFD; encoded by the exons ATGGAAGTAGATACTGGAAATTCGTGTTTTATTGAGAAGCTGCCTGTAGAAAGATATACAACATCTACAAGAGAAACAAAGAAGTCGCCTCCAGAAAATAACAAAAGCCCTCCTGTATTTGTCAATCACG CTGCTATTGCATGGCATGAGAACAGACGAAGATGGGTTGGAGATGTATCAAGTAGGTCAGATAGGATGCTGAAGGATCCAATTATAAG TTGGTCAACAACCTATGAAGATTTGCTCTCTACAACTGAGCCTTTCTCCGAGCCAATTCCTTTAACT GAGATGGTAGACTTTTTAGTCGATATTTGGTATGATGAGGGGCTTTTCGACTAG